One part of the Loxodonta africana isolate mLoxAfr1 chromosome 13, mLoxAfr1.hap2, whole genome shotgun sequence genome encodes these proteins:
- the FES gene encoding tyrosine-protein kinase Fes/Fps isoform X7 — translation MPTLEVLKSHISGIFRPKFSLPPLLQLVPEVQKPLHEQLWYHGAIPRAEVAELLRHSGDFLVRQSQGKQEQVLSVLWDGQPRHFIIQSVDNLYRLEGDGFPSIPLLIDHLLHSQQPLTKKSGVVLNRAVPKDKWALNHEDLVLGEQIGRGNFGEVFSGRLRADNTPVAVKSCRETLPPDLKAKFLQEARILKQYSHPNIVRLIGVCTQKQPIYIVMELVQGGDFLTFLRTEGTRLRVKTLLQMVGDAAAGMEYLESKCCIHRDLAARNCLVTEKNVLKISDFGMSREEADGVYAASGGLRQVPVKWTAPEALNYGRYTSESDVWSFGILLWETFSLGAPPYPNLSNQQTRDFVENGGRLPCPELCPDAVFRLMEQCWAYEPGQRPSFSTIYQELQSIRKRHR, via the exons cTCCCCCCGCTGCTGCAGCTCGTCCCGGAGGTACAGAAGCCCCTGCATGAGCAGCTGTGGTACCACGGAGCCATCCCGCGGGCGGAGGTGGCAGAGTTGCTGAGGCACTCCGGGGACTTTCTGGTGCGGCAAAGCCAGGGCAAACAGGAGCAGGTGTTGTCGGTGCTCTGGGACGGGCAGCCCCGGCACTTCATCATCCAGTCAGTGGAT AATCTGTACCGACTGGAAGGGGATGGCTTTCCCAGCATCCCCTTGCTCATCGACCACCTGCTGCACTCCCAGCAACCCCTCACCAAGAAGAGCGGTGTTGTCCTGAATAGGGCCGTGCCCAAG GACAAGTGGGCACTGAACCATGAGGACCTGGTGTTGGGCGAGCAGATTGGGAGA GGGAACTTCGGTGAAGTGTTCAGTGGACGCCTGCGAGCTGACAACACCCCTGTGGCTGTGAAATCTTGCCGAGAGACGCTCCCCCCTGACCTCAAGGCGAAGTTTCTACAGGAAGCGAG GATCCTGAAGCAGTACAGTCACCCCAACATTGTGCGTCTCATTGGCGTCTGCACCCAGAAGCAGCCCATCTACATTGTCATGGAACTCGTGCAGG GGGGCGACTTCCTGACCTTCCTCCGGACAGAGGGCACCCGCCTGCGGGTGAAGACTCTTCTGCAGATGGTGGGGGACGCGGCTGCTGGCATGGAGTACCTGGAGAGCAAGTGCTGCATCCACCG GGACCTGGCTGCTCGAAACTGCCTGGTGACAGAAAAGAATGTACTGAAGATCAGCGACTTTGGGATGTCCCGGGAGGAAGCTGACGGTGTCTATGCAGCCTCAGGGGGCCTCAGACAAGTCCCTGTGAAGTGGACCGCCCCTGAGGCTCTTAACTATG GCCGCTACACCTCCGAGAGCGATGTGTGGAGCTTTGGTATCTTGCTCTGGGAGACCTTCAGCCTGGGGGCCCCCCCATACCCCAACCTTAGCAACCAGCAAACTCGGGACTTTGTGGAAAATG GGGGCCGCCTGCCCTGCCCAGAGCTGTGCCCCGACGCCGTGTTCAGGCTCATGGAGCAGTGCTGGGCCTATGAGCCTGGACAGCGGCCCAGCTTTAGCACCATCTACCAGGAGCTGCAGAGCATCCGAAAGCGGCATCGGTGA